The genomic region TGATTGACAAAGAGCCGTTTCTGCCGGTGTTCGATCTGAAGCTGACCGAGACGTTTGCGTTGACCATGGCCGTGCGGCAGCTCTCGGCGGCTGGAGACTATATTCTTACCTACGACGCACTGGCGGCGATCAACAAAATTATCGCCAACGCGCCCGGCCCGCAGCGCGAGCTGCTCAGCGAGAGCATGCGCGAATCCGTCCTCCGCGAAGGCTTTGGCTGTCAGGAGCCCGTGCTGCGCGACTTGCAAAAAGCGTTACACGAGCATCGGCGTATCAAGATTCGTTACCAACCACCGCCCGCCAACGCGCCCAAGGAATACGAGATTGATCCCTACCAGATGTATTTCAAACGCCGGGCGCTATATCTCGATGCGTATTGCCCAGACACGCGGGATTATCGTGTCTTCCGCATCAACCGTATCGCCAACGTACAACCGACGAACATGAAGTTCACGCGCCATGCGGAGTACAACTTCATGCAGCGGCATCAACACTCGTTCAGCGTCTTTGTTGGAGACACCATGCAACGGGTGCGGGTACGGTTCGGCAAAGAACGCGCCCCGTACATCCGCGAAGCCTGTTGGCACCGCTCACAGCAGCTCACGCCCCAGCCAGACGGCAGCCTCATCTTCGAGGTCGACGTCAACGAACCACGCGAAGTGGGCTGGTGGGTCTTACAATGGGGCGCGGACGCCGAAGTGCTAGAGCCGGAGAGTTTACGGCAGGAGCTACGGGAGACTGCGGAGCGGTTGGTGCGAGTGTATGAAAAATAAGGGGCCACTGAAGAACAAGGGGAGGGATGATGCTAAG from Deltaproteobacteria bacterium harbors:
- a CDS encoding WYL domain-containing protein encodes the protein MTAHKIPRLLQLASTVKTEPEQTPEQLWRSLGVKKAQYHRDKKALEEIGFVFKYDRKQRRFVIDKEPFLPVFDLKLTETFALTMAVRQLSAAGDYILTYDALAAINKIIANAPGPQRELLSESMRESVLREGFGCQEPVLRDLQKALHEHRRIKIRYQPPPANAPKEYEIDPYQMYFKRRALYLDAYCPDTRDYRVFRINRIANVQPTNMKFTRHAEYNFMQRHQHSFSVFVGDTMQRVRVRFGKERAPYIREACWHRSQQLTPQPDGSLIFEVDVNEPREVGWWVLQWGADAEVLEPESLRQELRETAERLVRVYEK